A window of the Gossypium hirsutum isolate 1008001.06 chromosome A05, Gossypium_hirsutum_v2.1, whole genome shotgun sequence genome harbors these coding sequences:
- the LOC107960575 gene encoding ankyrin repeat-containing protein BDA1 yields MEFVDTPLHIAAVTGNNGFAMEMMNLKPSFTRKLNQDGFSPIHLALLSGKPEMVFDFLSIDENLVRLKGREGFTVAHYAARDVNVHLLSQFLDVCPDCIFDLTMRRQTALHIAAESKNFEAFKVMLEWIQKTFKDSRSTRIKILNLQDKDGNTVLHLAASNNQPQVLFPFFLD; encoded by the coding sequence ATGGAGTTCGTGGATACGCCATTACACATTGCTGCAGTTACAGGCAATAACGGTTTTGCAATGGAGATGATGAACTTGAAGCCATCGTTTACCAGGAAACTGAACCAGGATGGCTTTTCCCCCATTCATCTAGCCTTGCTTAGTGGAAAACCAGAAAtggtttttgattttttatcTATTGATGAAAATCTTGTCCGTCTTAAAGGGAGGGAGGGTTTCACTGTTGCTCATTATGCAGCTCGGGATGTAAATGTTCATCTTTTGTCTCAGTTTTTGGATGTTTGTCCCGATTGTATCTTTGATTTGACTATGAGGAGGCAAACTGCTTTGCATATTGCTGCAGAAAGCAAAAACTTTGAAGCATTTAAAGTTATGTTGGAATGGATTCAAAAGACGTTCAAAGACAGTAGGTCAACGAGAATTAAAATCTTGAACCTACAAGATAAGGATGGCAACACTGTATTGCACTTAGCTGCATCAAATAACCAACCACAGGTACTTTTTCCATTCTTTTTGGATTAA